A single Nostoc sp. PCC 7107 DNA region contains:
- a CDS encoding lysylphosphatidylglycerol synthase domain-containing protein — translation MTKVMKQFLRWMILGGTLFFVAKALKDNWVGVTTLKINPGGWAILAIATGVTLLAHTWAGWIWTWILRDLNQPIPSVPFIQVYLKTNIAKYLPGNVWHYYGRIIAAKNANVSAGAATLSVLLEPLLMAAAALIVVVLLGNQFAANQTNLAVPVFQFMALIFILCGVHPWFLNPVIRFLHKLKNKKSANNTQPQVAINLERYPFRPLLGEFGFLGLRSLGFILTISAIYPVNLSQIPLLVGAFSFAWLLGLVVPGAPGGLGVFEATAIALLQHRFPSAVVISAITLYRLISILAETSGAALAWLDERLVNINR, via the coding sequence ATGACCAAAGTGATGAAGCAATTTTTACGCTGGATGATTTTGGGTGGAACGCTATTTTTTGTCGCCAAAGCCCTGAAGGATAATTGGGTTGGGGTGACAACTCTCAAAATTAATCCAGGAGGATGGGCAATTTTAGCGATCGCCACAGGTGTAACATTATTAGCACATACGTGGGCTGGCTGGATTTGGACTTGGATTTTGCGCGATTTAAATCAACCCATACCATCTGTTCCATTCATTCAAGTCTACTTAAAAACTAACATCGCCAAGTATCTCCCAGGTAATGTTTGGCATTATTATGGGCGAATTATCGCAGCGAAAAATGCTAATGTCTCTGCTGGTGCGGCTACCTTAAGTGTGTTATTGGAACCGCTACTGATGGCCGCAGCCGCTTTAATAGTTGTTGTGTTATTGGGGAATCAATTTGCGGCAAATCAAACTAATTTAGCAGTCCCAGTATTTCAATTTATGGCTTTAATTTTTATACTTTGTGGCGTACATCCTTGGTTTTTAAACCCGGTAATTCGCTTTTTGCACAAATTGAAAAACAAAAAATCGGCTAATAATACTCAGCCACAAGTCGCTATCAATCTCGAACGCTATCCCTTCCGTCCTTTATTAGGCGAATTCGGATTTTTAGGATTGCGGAGTTTGGGATTTATTTTAACTATATCTGCCATTTACCCTGTAAATCTCAGCCAAATACCTTTATTAGTTGGGGCTTTTAGTTTTGCTTGGTTGTTAGGGCTGGTAGTTCCCGGTGCACCAGGAGGGTTAGGTGTATTTGAAGCGACGGCGATCGCACTTTTACAGCACCGCTTTCCTTCGGCTGTAGTGATTAGTGCGATCACACTATATCGTCTAATTAGTATTTTGGCTGAAACCTCTGGCGCAGCTTTAGCTTGGCTAGATGAACGTTTAGTTAATATTAATAGATAA
- a CDS encoding DUF6658 family protein, with amino-acid sequence MKKITALLKKLRLQQIVTVFFAGLLLIVSTACSSGDVTGANPQNPAVQAGGANNPYKNGGDKYTRNPSSNSQKIGNQANLPSGSLIATNQESEILYPGAETPQGRVDKEKELPIITKENFKTSSEPGGLIQNESDLGNRVQDRLETVKEQFEDAASFVKDKAADANARPELQKNPALSR; translated from the coding sequence ATGAAAAAAATCACAGCTTTATTGAAAAAACTACGATTGCAGCAAATTGTAACTGTATTTTTTGCAGGTTTATTGTTGATAGTTAGCACTGCTTGTTCAAGTGGAGATGTTACAGGTGCTAATCCTCAAAATCCGGCTGTACAAGCTGGTGGTGCAAACAATCCTTATAAAAATGGTGGAGATAAATATACTAGAAACCCCTCCAGCAATTCTCAAAAGATAGGCAATCAAGCTAACCTACCTTCTGGCTCATTAATTGCTACAAATCAAGAGTCGGAAATACTCTACCCTGGTGCAGAAACACCCCAAGGCAGAGTAGATAAAGAAAAAGAATTACCAATCATTACAAAGGAAAACTTTAAAACATCCTCTGAACCTGGAGGTTTAATTCAAAATGAATCTGATTTAGGAAATAGGGTTCAAGACCGTCTCGAAACTGTCAAAGAACAATTTGAAGATGCTGCCAGCTTTGTTAAAGATAAAGCAGCAGATGCAAATGCTAGACCAGAATTACAAAAAAATCCGGCACTAAGCAGATAG
- a CDS encoding DUF6658 family protein, with the protein MKKVIDWVKNIRPLKVLSVFLAGMFLILTQACNRPTIAGQPPQPGAESGYAQPGAESAYTKRQDPTQQYNFNTPEGGMNNFSDVDPRAKNFEKSAKNRAEDLSKNAERNIDQKGIESPQDYARNYRQGTPLTERVKNLGEDIGSSAQETAEDVAKGAKRGVENLKDNTSNAAQDLSKNARRAAEDAGDTVNRSLKNID; encoded by the coding sequence ATGAAAAAAGTCATTGATTGGGTAAAAAATATTCGCCCTTTGAAAGTTTTAAGCGTTTTCTTAGCAGGTATGTTTCTCATCCTGACACAAGCTTGTAACAGACCAACTATTGCAGGTCAACCACCACAACCAGGTGCTGAATCAGGTTATGCCCAGCCAGGTGCTGAATCAGCTTATACCAAACGTCAAGACCCCACCCAACAGTACAACTTCAATACTCCTGAAGGTGGGATGAACAACTTCAGTGATGTAGATCCTAGAGCTAAAAATTTTGAAAAATCTGCTAAAAACAGAGCCGAAGATTTGAGCAAAAATGCCGAAAGAAATATTGATCAAAAAGGCATTGAAAGTCCACAGGATTATGCTCGGAATTATCGCCAAGGTACACCCTTGACTGAAAGAGTGAAAAACTTGGGTGAAGACATTGGTAGTTCTGCTCAAGAAACAGCCGAAGATGTTGCTAAGGGAGCAAAACGTGGTGTTGAAAACCTCAAAGACAATACCAGTAATGCCGCTCAAGACTTGAGTAAAAATGCCCGCAGAGCAGCTGAAGATGCAGGCGATACTGTAAATCGGTCATTAAAAAATATTGACTAA
- the larC gene encoding nickel pincer cofactor biosynthesis protein LarC yields MSKIAYLQCPTGISGDMCLGALVSLGVPVEYLSTKLNDLGISQEYHLRAEFVQKNGQQATKVYVDLLEKHHHNHDHEHNHHHGRHLPEIELMILQAKLPPRAEAWSLAVFQKLAVAEGAVHGIAPEKVHFHEVGAVDAIVDIVGTCLGLDWLGIESDRAGFPLVYCSALPTGGGTVRAAHGQMAVPVPAVLKLWEMRGCPVYSNGIEKELVTPTGAAIATTLVREFGNPPSMTIKQVGLGAGTINLPIPNILRLWLGESTSLQADVAHSQQISPILETISVLETQIDDLNPQAVGYVFEALFAAGAVDVFTQPIGMKKSRPGILLTVICHPDNLLKCEAVLFRETSTLGIRRTTQQRAILQREIQQVETKYGNVRIKVAWQGESQAKSITNVQPEYEDCAELARQHNLPWSEIHRLALQSWYS; encoded by the coding sequence ATGAGTAAAATAGCTTATCTTCAATGCCCGACGGGAATTTCTGGTGATATGTGCCTGGGAGCCTTAGTCAGTTTGGGTGTTCCTGTGGAGTATTTAAGTACAAAATTAAATGACTTAGGAATTTCCCAGGAGTACCATTTACGAGCAGAATTTGTCCAGAAAAATGGTCAACAGGCAACTAAGGTATATGTGGATTTACTAGAGAAGCATCACCATAACCATGACCACGAACATAATCACCATCATGGCCGCCATCTGCCAGAAATCGAGCTTATGATTCTTCAGGCAAAATTGCCACCACGAGCCGAAGCTTGGAGTTTAGCAGTATTCCAAAAACTAGCAGTAGCAGAAGGTGCAGTGCATGGGATTGCACCGGAAAAAGTACATTTCCATGAAGTGGGTGCCGTGGATGCGATTGTGGATATTGTCGGCACTTGTTTGGGTTTAGATTGGTTGGGGATTGAGAGCGATCGCGCAGGATTCCCCTTAGTTTACTGCTCGGCATTGCCCACGGGGGGCGGTACGGTGCGGGCTGCACATGGTCAAATGGCGGTACCAGTGCCAGCAGTGTTGAAATTATGGGAAATGAGGGGTTGTCCGGTTTATAGTAACGGTATTGAAAAGGAATTGGTAACACCAACAGGCGCGGCGATCGCCACTACATTAGTTAGAGAATTTGGGAATCCGCCATCGATGACGATTAAACAAGTGGGATTGGGCGCGGGAACTATTAATCTTCCTATTCCCAATATACTACGCCTGTGGCTGGGTGAAAGCACCAGCCTACAGGCAGATGTCGCCCATTCTCAACAAATCAGCCCAATTTTAGAAACCATCTCCGTACTCGAAACTCAAATTGATGACTTAAATCCTCAAGCGGTTGGCTATGTATTTGAAGCTCTATTTGCCGCTGGTGCAGTGGATGTCTTCACCCAGCCCATAGGTATGAAAAAGTCCCGTCCAGGTATCTTATTAACAGTTATCTGTCATCCTGATAATTTACTCAAGTGTGAAGCAGTGTTATTCCGTGAAACCAGTACTTTAGGTATTCGTCGCACTACCCAACAACGCGCCATCCTCCAACGAGAAATTCAACAAGTCGAAACAAAATATGGCAATGTACGTATCAAAGTCGCATGGCAAGGAGAATCACAAGCTAAATCCATTACCAATGTGCAGCCAGAATATGAAGATTGTGCCGAATTAGCTCGACAACATAATCTGCCTTGGAGTGAAATCCATCGGCTTGCTCTTCAGAGTTGGTATTCATAA
- a CDS encoding L-threonylcarbamoyladenylate synthase has translation MAKILTVHPDNPQSRRIEEIKSALSDGAVMLYPTDTVYAIGCDLNAKSAVERVRKIKQLANDKPLTFLCPSLSNVATYAFVSDTAYRLMKRLIPGPYTFLLPATKLVPRLVQNPKRKTTGIRVPNHPVCLALLEALENPIISTSAHLPTNEADDGKFALDVEPGLSRVELFDYLDNLVDVIVDTGEEPTYQVSTILDLTGDEAVITRRGLGWEAVTAWV, from the coding sequence ATGGCAAAAATTCTCACAGTGCATCCGGATAATCCCCAAAGCCGCCGAATAGAAGAAATAAAGTCAGCGCTCTCAGATGGCGCAGTCATGCTTTACCCTACTGATACGGTCTATGCGATCGGTTGTGATTTAAATGCCAAGTCGGCGGTGGAACGAGTGAGGAAAATCAAGCAGTTAGCGAATGATAAACCATTAACATTTTTGTGTCCTTCATTGTCAAATGTAGCGACTTATGCGTTTGTCAGCGATACAGCTTATCGATTGATGAAGCGGCTAATTCCCGGCCCTTACACGTTTTTGCTACCAGCCACTAAGTTAGTACCGCGACTAGTGCAGAATCCTAAGCGGAAAACTACAGGTATTCGCGTGCCGAATCATCCTGTATGCCTAGCCTTGCTCGAAGCTTTAGAAAACCCGATTATTTCAACTTCGGCACATTTGCCGACCAATGAGGCGGATGATGGGAAATTTGCCTTAGATGTTGAACCGGGGCTATCACGGGTAGAGCTATTTGATTATCTGGATAACTTAGTAGATGTGATTGTAGACACGGGTGAAGAGCCAACATATCAGGTATCAACAATTTTAGACTTGACAGGAGACGAAGCAGTAATTACGAGACGGGGGTTAGGTTGGGAAGCCGTAACCGCATGGGTTTAA
- a CDS encoding HetZ-related protein: protein MKANLVNLPTSTPNFFVSNVAIEESPATDTLMPLLCQEIQAQVKASSGCVQAVAQRIAKEVRRICDKSSRIQTSGQIQSWQLTLAKHRLHKCLHYYQLGSRRGRVELHSSLGAMVYRHVTPSGAEYGFDARYNLIEDFLQAFYIEAIKAFRRENELAEDYQPRTQLQLAEYMAFTEQYAKRRINLPGGNNQQLVILRAQGFARRQPQETAVDIEMAVESAKGEDGESYQRNPAVQQIRSKMIAQGHVDLSEESERDRVIAELVKYLESQGQSDCVDYLSLKLQDLSAPEIDQILGLTSRQRDYLQQRFKYHVEKFSKQHQWQLVHQWLGAGLEQKLGLSSQQWETFIQVLSPQQQQILQLKAARHSDQAIAKALKCTPKQLQKRWTHLLEIAWGIRNGHSEVQTG from the coding sequence ATGAAAGCTAACCTTGTAAATCTACCAACCTCCACACCCAATTTTTTTGTTAGCAATGTTGCTATTGAAGAATCACCAGCTACAGATACTTTAATGCCACTGCTGTGTCAGGAAATACAGGCGCAGGTCAAAGCCAGTTCTGGATGTGTACAAGCTGTGGCACAACGCATAGCCAAAGAAGTCAGACGGATTTGTGATAAGAGTTCTCGCATCCAAACCTCTGGACAAATCCAATCTTGGCAGCTAACTTTAGCAAAACATCGTCTGCACAAGTGTCTGCACTACTACCAACTTGGTTCTCGGCGGGGACGGGTAGAGTTACACAGTAGTTTGGGTGCGATGGTTTACCGCCACGTTACGCCATCTGGGGCAGAATATGGATTTGACGCTCGTTACAATTTGATTGAAGATTTTCTCCAAGCTTTTTATATTGAAGCGATTAAAGCTTTCCGGCGGGAAAATGAATTAGCTGAAGATTACCAACCCCGTACTCAGCTGCAATTAGCTGAATATATGGCATTTACAGAGCAATATGCCAAGCGCCGGATTAATTTACCTGGTGGAAATAATCAACAATTAGTTATCTTACGCGCTCAAGGTTTTGCCCGTCGTCAGCCCCAAGAAACAGCTGTAGATATTGAAATGGCTGTAGAGTCGGCGAAAGGTGAAGATGGAGAATCTTACCAACGCAATCCCGCGGTGCAACAAATCCGTTCTAAAATGATTGCTCAAGGTCATGTTGATTTATCCGAAGAATCAGAACGCGATCGCGTTATTGCTGAATTAGTCAAATATCTGGAATCTCAAGGTCAATCAGACTGTGTTGACTACCTCAGTTTGAAGCTGCAAGATTTATCTGCGCCAGAAATTGACCAAATTCTCGGTTTAACCAGCCGTCAGCGCGATTATCTGCAACAGCGCTTTAAATATCATGTAGAAAAGTTCTCCAAGCAGCACCAATGGCAATTAGTTCATCAATGGTTGGGTGCTGGTTTAGAACAAAAGTTAGGTTTGTCTTCTCAACAGTGGGAAACTTTTATTCAAGTACTTTCTCCCCAACAGCAGCAAATTTTACAGTTAAAAGCAGCAAGACATAGTGATCAAGCGATCGCTAAAGCCTTAAAGTGTACTCCTAAACAATTGCAAAAACGCTGGACTCATTTACTAGAAATTGCTTGGGGAATCCGTAATGGTCACAGCGAAGTACAAACTGGTTGA
- a CDS encoding PD-(D/E)XK nuclease superfamily protein, translating to MTQGKRANQAGKILESNVEAILTGHGYFQVGNHVTKEYLLTANLLAKRYAKQVYIGAGIYNTLLKVDFYIVGLPSIPTGLIIECKWQESGGSVDEKFPYLSMNIQEYYPAPAIVVIGGEGMREGAIQWLRQQVKLNHNLLGVYSLDRFIAWANKNF from the coding sequence ATGACTCAAGGCAAGCGGGCAAATCAGGCAGGGAAGATTTTAGAAAGTAATGTAGAGGCAATATTAACTGGACATGGTTATTTTCAAGTTGGAAATCACGTCACCAAAGAATATCTTTTGACTGCTAATTTATTAGCAAAACGTTACGCTAAACAAGTTTATATTGGGGCAGGTATTTATAATACTTTGTTGAAAGTTGATTTTTATATTGTTGGTTTACCGAGCATTCCCACAGGATTAATTATTGAATGTAAATGGCAAGAAAGTGGCGGTTCTGTAGATGAAAAATTTCCTTATTTGAGTATGAATATTCAGGAATATTATCCAGCGCCAGCGATTGTGGTGATTGGTGGTGAAGGAATGCGGGAAGGAGCGATTCAATGGCTTAGGCAACAAGTCAAACTTAACCATAACTTACTCGGAGTTTACAGTTTAGATAGATTTATTGCCTGGGCTAATAAAAATTTTTAG
- a CDS encoding DNA adenine methylase, which translates to MVIQMLPETCPRPFLKWAGGKSRLIQQYLPYFPKFYQTYYEPFLGGGAVFFHLQPTTAILTDINAELITTYRCVRDQVEDLIGLLQEHKSKHNREYYYSVRSHPGRNDLEKAARLIYLNKTCYNGLYRVNSQGKFNVPLGSYKNPNICPADLLRTASQALSYCEIKQADFMNVLNYANSSDDFVFCDPPYHPISNTSYFTGYNGNSFGEQDQTHLRDTCAELANRGVKVMICNSDCEFIRKIYKEINFNIYAIAASRSINSNTKKRGIISELLITSY; encoded by the coding sequence ATGGTTATTCAAATGCTTCCTGAAACTTGCCCTCGTCCTTTTTTAAAATGGGCAGGTGGTAAAAGTAGGTTAATTCAACAATATCTTCCTTATTTTCCCAAGTTTTATCAGACGTACTACGAACCATTTTTAGGTGGTGGAGCGGTTTTTTTTCATTTGCAACCAACAACGGCAATCTTAACTGATATTAATGCCGAGCTAATTACTACTTATCGCTGTGTCAGAGATCAGGTTGAAGATTTAATTGGCTTATTGCAAGAGCATAAATCTAAACATAATCGAGAGTATTATTATAGTGTCCGTTCTCATCCAGGTAGGAATGATTTAGAGAAAGCGGCTCGATTAATTTATTTAAATAAAACCTGTTATAACGGTTTATATCGTGTCAATTCTCAAGGTAAATTCAACGTTCCTTTAGGTAGTTATAAAAATCCGAATATTTGTCCAGCCGATTTACTCAGAACTGCATCTCAAGCGCTTTCATATTGTGAGATAAAGCAGGCAGACTTTATGAATGTGCTGAATTATGCTAATAGTAGTGATGATTTTGTGTTTTGCGATCCACCTTATCATCCTATCAGCAATACTAGTTATTTTACAGGTTATAATGGCAATTCTTTTGGTGAACAAGACCAAACACATTTGCGAGATACCTGTGCAGAGTTAGCAAACCGTGGTGTCAAAGTTATGATCTGTAATTCTGATTGTGAATTTATTAGAAAAATATATAAAGAAATAAACTTTAATATTTATGCGATCGCAGCCTCTCGCTCGATTAATTCTAATACTAAAAAGCGTGGTATAATTAGCGAATTATTAATTACATCTTACTAA
- a CDS encoding DUF751 family protein — MFDGFWENVFRYPRYLITILVGLLVNTFEPLMPFLKRPVTLVAVVGLLLGGLAFMTLTLRAMLGLSAI, encoded by the coding sequence ATGTTTGACGGATTTTGGGAGAACGTTTTTCGCTACCCCCGCTATTTAATTACTATCCTCGTCGGGCTTTTGGTGAACACATTTGAGCCATTAATGCCCTTTTTAAAACGTCCAGTCACCTTAGTTGCGGTTGTCGGCTTATTACTGGGCGGTTTGGCTTTCATGACTCTCACCCTGCGCGCTATGCTGGGTTTGAGTGCAATTTAG
- the rbfA gene encoding 30S ribosome-binding factor RbfA, translating into MATNRRVSRVAELIKREVSQMLLNGIKDDRVGSGMVSVTDVDVSGDLQHAKIYVSIYGTEDAKAETMAGLKSATGFVRSELGARVRLRRTPEVIFIEDRSIERGNKVLSLLNKLQDARSPETLDSEEDIGAEED; encoded by the coding sequence ATGGCTACAAATCGCCGCGTTTCCCGTGTTGCTGAATTAATCAAACGGGAAGTTAGCCAAATGTTACTCAACGGAATTAAAGACGACCGTGTGGGTTCAGGTATGGTTAGTGTTACCGATGTAGACGTTTCTGGCGATTTGCAGCACGCCAAAATATACGTCAGTATTTATGGTACAGAGGATGCTAAAGCAGAAACAATGGCAGGCTTAAAGTCGGCTACGGGTTTTGTACGTAGTGAACTTGGTGCCAGGGTACGGCTGCGTCGGACACCAGAGGTAATTTTTATCGAAGACCGTTCCATAGAACGGGGTAATAAAGTATTATCGCTGTTGAATAAACTCCAGGATGCGCGATCGCCGGAAACTTTAGATAGCGAAGAAGACATAGGCGCAGAAGAAGATTAA
- a CDS encoding serine/threonine protein kinase, whose amino-acid sequence MIGKLLDNRYQVIQVLAKGGFGQTYIAQDTRRPGNPICVVKHLKPTSSDPRIFETAKRLFQNEADTLERLGYHDQIPRLLAYFDENQEFFLVQEYIEGHPLTNELISGQRWSEGQVLQMLQEVLGILEFVHQQGVIHRDIKPDNIIRRSSDNKLVLVDFGAVKQLSSSMVTVGGQPTATVVIGTPGYMPTEQGQGKPRPNSDIYSLGIIAIQALTGVSASELQEDQDTGEIRWQHLAPVSYRLTSILTKMVHYHFKDRYQTATEALQACVSVMSPVLTPAAPPEPAINYGYPATKQAASFQPTLAVSPANPGTTKPTSRTSSKSDPLPLLIGVLLAGSAAALVANIYPNVRNFAANFTGQNTTAGNKCLAMVTGNSNIRSEPSSINSDNLLKTIGEDTQFEVTGLRTKRNWIQVRLNSGRLAWAYADVISNNDEWIGCLRDKGIAIKTVDDSTVIAARPLPKPKPSKVTTPLPEISNSESGKSETAKPSENSDKVVEQARKKYESGDLVGAIALLRSIPANASAGIQETGKIIGQWQQDWTKADALFNDINKAIDDGNWDKVLDYKNHPEKLPDTQYWRNKIEPLFQQAADNIGKQAFPPVDQQNHQKTPKTEKPAPTASPNRESGL is encoded by the coding sequence ATGATCGGTAAGCTGCTAGATAATCGTTACCAAGTAATTCAAGTGCTGGCTAAGGGAGGCTTTGGTCAAACCTACATCGCCCAAGATACCAGACGGCCGGGAAACCCTATCTGCGTTGTCAAGCACCTAAAGCCTACCAGTTCTGACCCCAGAATTTTTGAAACTGCCAAACGTTTGTTCCAAAACGAAGCGGATACCTTGGAACGCTTGGGATATCATGACCAAATTCCTCGGTTGCTGGCTTATTTTGACGAAAATCAAGAATTCTTTTTAGTCCAAGAATACATCGAAGGACATCCCTTAACTAATGAATTAATTTCTGGTCAACGCTGGAGTGAAGGCCAAGTTCTGCAAATGTTGCAGGAAGTATTAGGGATTTTAGAGTTTGTCCATCAGCAAGGTGTAATTCACCGCGACATTAAACCAGATAATATTATTCGGCGCTCATCCGACAATAAATTAGTTTTAGTAGATTTTGGGGCGGTCAAACAGTTAAGTTCTTCAATGGTGACGGTTGGCGGACAACCTACGGCGACGGTGGTTATCGGAACTCCTGGCTATATGCCAACTGAACAAGGACAAGGTAAACCCCGCCCCAATAGTGATATTTATTCTTTAGGTATTATTGCTATTCAAGCATTGACTGGCGTATCGGCTTCGGAATTACAAGAAGACCAGGATACTGGAGAGATTCGCTGGCAACATTTAGCCCCTGTTAGCTATCGGTTAACATCTATATTAACCAAGATGGTGCATTATCATTTTAAAGACCGTTACCAAACAGCTACTGAAGCACTGCAAGCTTGTGTGAGTGTGATGAGTCCAGTCTTAACACCTGCTGCACCACCAGAACCAGCGATAAATTATGGTTATCCAGCGACTAAACAAGCTGCGTCTTTCCAGCCAACTCTGGCTGTTTCACCAGCAAATCCTGGTACTACCAAACCAACCAGCAGAACTTCTAGCAAATCTGATCCTCTACCGTTGTTAATTGGTGTACTTTTGGCTGGTAGTGCGGCGGCGTTGGTGGCAAATATCTACCCAAATGTGAGAAATTTTGCTGCTAATTTTACAGGTCAAAATACCACGGCTGGGAATAAATGCTTGGCGATGGTTACTGGTAATTCTAATATTCGTTCTGAACCTAGTTCAATTAATTCTGATAATCTTCTTAAAACCATTGGCGAAGACACCCAATTTGAGGTGACTGGCCTGCGAACAAAACGCAACTGGATACAAGTTAGACTAAATTCTGGGCGTTTGGCTTGGGCGTATGCAGATGTGATCTCCAATAATGATGAATGGATTGGTTGTCTGCGAGATAAAGGTATTGCCATTAAGACAGTTGATGATAGTACGGTGATTGCAGCTAGACCGCTTCCCAAACCAAAACCGAGTAAGGTGACGACTCCGCTACCAGAAATCTCAAATTCAGAGTCGGGAAAATCAGAAACAGCAAAACCTAGTGAGAACAGCGACAAGGTTGTTGAACAAGCGAGGAAGAAGTACGAATCAGGAGATTTAGTCGGTGCGATCGCATTATTACGGTCTATTCCCGCCAATGCTTCTGCTGGTATTCAAGAAACAGGTAAGATAATTGGTCAATGGCAGCAAGATTGGACTAAGGCTGATGCACTGTTTAATGACATCAACAAAGCGATCGATGATGGTAATTGGGATAAGGTTTTAGATTATAAAAATCATCCCGAAAAGTTACCCGATACTCAATACTGGCGCAATAAAATCGAGCCTTTATTTCAACAAGCGGCTGATAATATCGGTAAACAGGCTTTTCCCCCTGTAGATCAGCAAAATCATCAAAAAACTCCCAAAACTGAAAAACCAGCACCTACAGCCAGTCCTAATCGTGAAAGTGGTTTATGA